The DNA segment CGCATGTGTTCACACACTCTTCCACGTCAGCACACCGGACAACACAAGTATCCCCCTGGTCCTTCGGCGAGGCGCTGAGAAAACTCCTACTTCGGTACACATGGAACTGATCGTCTCCGAGTTTGACCGCAAGTGCCTTACAGACCAGTTTGGCTCCGCGCCCACTGATCCGAAAGAGAAGAAGGAAATGGAGGAACTGCTGGAGACGATTGGTCCCGCGATGCTGCTGGATCAACTCGTACAAGGCTACGGCTTCGATCCACTGGAAGTGATGAAGCAGTCAAAACCTGGATATACGCGGATGGAGAACTTCAATGCCGTCATGTACATGTTGGCGGAACACAAAGCCTATGGATGGATTGGACAGGTAACGCCCAATCAGTCCTACGACGAGGCCAAGGGAGAGAAGCCACCTAAAGTGAAGTGGTGGGATGATATCCGCACCATCACCGCACTGGATACGGTCGTGCAGCTTGGCGACAAGCTAATTATGATTCAGAGCTTCAGCGGTCCCGTTGCAGCTTTGGGAGCATCGCGTGACGTCAGCGTTCGCTTCGGCTCCGGAACTGAGACACCGATCTATAGCTTCCCTATACAAAGCCTTGATCTGAAAACAGGGCAGGGGATCGATCTGGATACCAATCGATAGCTACCGCCTGCGCATACTAATCGCAGCGGCGCGCCATTTGGGAGTAGCACAATGGTATTTATCGACCACTCGCGCTGCTGTCAGCATTTCGCTTTGCGCGACGTGCGCTTGCGGCCGGTTCCAGGTAGATGTGGTCATTCTCTGCAACTCACCGGAGATTGTTCGGAAGCATTATGCGAAGTACTCTCCTACCATCAGAACCACATCGACGATCTAATGGAGCGGCTGCATTCGCGCGCAACGCGCGATGGACGACGCAATGTTCCCATTCTCGCTAAATTCGCGGATGATAATGACGCGCACTTCTTCGACTGCTTGGATGCGAGCGAAAGGCTGACACTCCGTTAGCTCCTTGCGAAGGTCGCAGAGTGTCACAGCTTCAATAATGAGCCTAACGACTAAGAGGAAATTTCATGAGTAAAGCAATCGACAATCTCACTGAAGCGATGCAACGTGGTGCCGCGATCCGTCCCCGCGTCGGGGGCTTTCCATACCTGGCCGCAGCTCTCCGGCAAGCCGGCGTGACAAGGAACGTATGGTCTCTGCCATCATGCCAAAGTATTTTCATTACACATGAAGGCCCTGTTGCCATGCAGGGAGTGCCCTTGGTCACTGGCGCGGTCGATATCCCGGTATTTAATCAAGATGCTCTGATTAAAGCGCTTCGCATCGACCAAGCTGGAGACAGTACATTCCCTGAGTTTCTGGATGCCACATGGCAGGCAGGGGTCGTTGGCTATGAAGTGGATTTCGGCGGACGAACGGTTGCGTACAAAGGCTGCGACGGCGAAGAGTACATAGAAGCATATCCAGAAGTGAAGATCGGTTAGGGGTGCCTCGCCGATTTGGCATGTTTGGGCACAAACGAAAAGACGGCCTGTAAACCACACATTATAAGACTAGATATTTGGTGCCGGGAGGGAGGCGAACCCCACGACCTTGCGGTCGGTGGATTTTGAGTCCTTCATGTAGATCAGTAACCAACTTATTTACATATACTTACATGGACAGAATGAGTAAGTGTGTAAGCAACTGTGTAAATTGTCACATTTTTTCGGTGCCGCTCCCTCCGTCGGCTTGCTGTCACGAAGTCGATCCACGCCAAGGGACCCGATATAACACTTTCTGTTATATTTGAGGGCATGACTGGTGAAGACCTTAAATCGGTTCGCACCGCTTCGAACTGGACTCAGTCCGAAGCGGCCTTTCGCCTGGGCGTCACCCAAGCCTACCTTTCCATGGTCGAACGCGGTAGCAGACCGGTTTCGAATGCCCTGGCTTCAAAAGTGGTCCGTGTCTTCCCGTTACCTGCGACGGCCCGCCCCATAAAACATCGTGCGGTCAGGAGGGGAGGCGAAGAATTCTTCAAACGCGCTTTGGGCGAGCTCGGATACCCGGGATTTGCTTATTTGGAAAGTCAGCAATTGGTGAATCCAGCTAAGTTGCTTCTCCTCGCACTCGATAGCGAAGATCTCGATGCCCGGGTGACAGAAGCCCTGCCGTGGCTTCCCATGCACTTCCCTGATATGAACTGGGGCTGGCTTACCTCCGAGAGCAAGTCTCGAGATCGGCAGAATCGTCTTGCATACGTTGCTCTGCTGGCAAGCGACGTTGCGCAAAAACGCGGAGAATTTGAACTCGCGGAGAAACTGCGCTTTCATGCGGCGTCGCTGGAACGTTCTCGTCTGGCAAACGAAGACACGCTCGCCCATAGTTCACTGTCTGAGGCTGAACGCAAATGGCTGCGCACCCATCGACCTCCGTCAGCAGCTCACTGGAATTTGCTGACCGACCTGAAAGCCGAGGATCTTCAGCATGTCTTCTGAGTCACTACCTCCCGAACCATGGCGCTCATTCCTGCGTGACCTCGACGAAGCCTTGCAATCTCCTGCGCGTCTGGACTGCATCGGTGGGTTTGTTGTCACGCAGCTTTACGGACTGGATCGACCGACGGCGGATGTGGACGTGATTGAACTCGCACCGAAAGAGGCATCTGAAACGCTGATGGAGATCGCCTTGCAAGGAGGTCCTCTCCATCGAAAGCATCGAATCTACCTTGATCGCGTAGGCGTAGCTGCAATCCCTGAGAACTATGAAGAGCGGCTCACTGAAATGTTTCCTGAGGCATTTCGGCATCTTCGGCTGATGGCTCTCGATCCGTACGATATTGCTTTATCGAAGCTCGAACGGAACAGCCAGAAAGACCGTGATGACGTTAGACATCTCAGCCGCACGGTTCCTTTCAACATGGCTACGCTCCAGCAACGTTATGAGACTGAGCTGCGTTGGCAACTTGGAAGACCGGACCGTGAAGATCTGACAATGAAGCTGTGGATGGAGATGCTCTCGGAGTAGTGCATACATAAATGCGGCCAGGATCGCCAGAGCTATTCTTCTAATCTTTCTTCGCCTCATCCCAACTGAGTGGCCAGTTATGGGGAATCCCCAGGATTTCAGCACTTGTCCGTCCGGCGTGTTCTTCAAGCTGGCCAGTCACCTCAGAGAGAACCCAGCAAGAAAGATTTCCTTGGAAGTCGAAAGGCCGCTCCGGTGCGAAATGTGAGTACACCTCCAAACGATGCGCACCCATGCTCCGAGGATTGATAGCCCAGCCGCCAATAATTGCACTGACATTGGTCCTCCGTGCTTTGCCGTCAAGAAGCCATAGACCATCGTTCTTCCTGAATGGCTCTTGATGATGCACGGCGTCGTTAGTAAACCAAACATTGACGGCGGACGTGCCGAAGAGTGCGTCTGTCCAGTCGGTTCGGTCGCAACTCACACCGATGTGGTTTATCGCAAGGATGAACGGAAGTCCGACATCACCATACTTACGAGCCTTCTCAGCAACAGCACGCCGTAGTTCTCCTCTAGTATCGAGCCACTTCGTCTCTAAACCGGATGTCCCAACGGCACGGCCTGGTTTACCTCTGTGGCCCACACTCTTAGGGATGACAAGTAAGCGAAGAAACCAGCCGCTTTCTTCCCATTCGAACTGCATCGACTTTCTTCTTTCAAGTTGGAACGACTCCATCGGTATGTCCGGGTCGAGCGTCGTCAGCCACTCGTCCACATTTCTAGTGAGACGGCGAAAGGATGGTCTCAGTGAAGCTGTGCGGACCTCATCAATCTGAAGAAAAAAGTTAGGAGAGTTCACGCGGTCAAGCGCATCGTGAAGCTCGGCTTTTCGGCGCTTTGCTGAAGTTTACTCATCAGTTTCTACTCCTGCCAAACGGGCCTCGACGACGGCGACGGGTTGCCCATCTCTGAGGAGAAGAAAGTCTGGCCTGGCGTCTGAACCAGCTATGGCAGAGTGGACTTCAATACCGTACCCAATCCGAAGGAAGAGTTCGTGCAGGTAAAGTTCCCAGAACGCACCCGAGTGCTGATTGGGATTCTTATTACGAAAGCGGCGTGCCAAATCCTCGCGATGGGCGACTGGGTAGCGACCATACCAGCCTTCAAGGAGCGTCCGTGCAGCCACCACAGGCACGTCGGCGTGGGAGTTCATGTAATCGAAGTCCGTCTCCGCATGCCCCCTAAAGCCGAGACGAGTCGGTTGAGGATTCGTGAATAAGGTTGTGAATGTGTCTTCACGCTTCATCGGCGAAGTTTTCGTTATCCCTTCTAACAGTTCTGGAACTCCGCTTCGGGGCTCTGAGCCTAGCCACGATTCCGGCATCTTGCAACTTGCGGCCTAGTTCGTCATCTTTCGCCAACAGTGCCAAGTCATTTTCGAGTCGCAGCGCTTGCATGACTCGCGCGTAAACTCCCAGAGCAACGGCTGAGTCGCCCTTTTCCACCTTGGACAACGTGCGCCTAGTGATCCCTGCGCGTTGTGCGACCGTCTCTGCCGAGAGCTTTCTGCGCAATCGAGCAAGTTTCAGCAAAGCTCCAAAATCGTCTAATAGCCGGGCGACTCTCGGCACAAGCGATGGCGTCGATCTCCCCATAATGAGATTTATCTTAGCCAAATCGTTGCGACATTGGGCTAGATATCGCCCGTCTCGATGAAGGCCGGTAAAGTAACGAATCTGACTGTCGGCGTAGAGTAGCACCAGAACCAACGCCAAAATCCTGTCTGAAGGGTCGGCGGAGTTTCAATCCGCCGAGCCATACTCGATCGCAAAGTGTCTGACTTCGAGGGTCTGTTCTTTGAACCCTTTGCCTTTCGCTCGCTAGAAGTCGATTATGCGAATCTGACCAGCGGGATGCTTCGGCTCATAGCGCTCATTCAGGTATGCGGCATTCACGAAATGCATGCCTTCGCGCTCCAACTCTCCGGCCCCACCATGAATGTGCCCAAATAGATGCACCTTTGGCTTCTTGCTCCGGACGGCATCGAGCAGCTCGGCGCATCCGAGATGCGCCTCATGCGGCGCGATTTGATCAAGGACTCCTAGCGGCGGCCCGTGTGTGATCAGCACATCGAGATGTTCGGGAATGCTGTTCCAATATCTCGTCGCAGCAGTTCCGCGAGGGTACATGAAGGCCCAATTTAGGAATTCTGGAGTGTACGGGGAACCCCAGAGACGGACTCCCTCAATCGTGATCTCCGAGTTCTCTAAATAGTCGGCATTCGTGAGCAGGCCTTTAGCCGTTCCGGGATCGGACTGGAAATATTTGTCGTGGTTTCCGGCGCACACCACGCGATGCTTGAACGACTGCTGTCCCAGCCAACGATTGAACGAGATGATCTCACGCAAGTCTGTCCCAGAGTTCATGAAGTCGCCTGCATGGACGAGTACATCCCCCTCGGGCATCTCTTCGATCTTGTCGTGTAGTCCGTGTGTGTCGGAGATCAGTACGAATCGCATCGCTTAGCTATTTCTGTAAACCAGCTTTGTGCAAGAGTTCATCGATCAGAGCACGGTATTTGTCGACTTTCTCAGCAATATATTCACGACGGCACAAGTAGGTGAGTTTGTGCGCGGAAAAATTACCAAGCTCGCGGAAGGCATCTATGTCAGCACGTGAGCTGCGCGAGAGATTGAGTGTCGAGTTGTTTCTTGCGTCGGCAACGATACGCTCCAGCATGTAGTAAGTACCGGCGGTTGGGTCTTTGATCGCGGCGGCCACACCGAGCTTTTCGTATGCCAAGATCAGCAGAACCTCTTCAAGACGTCGCATGAGAACAGCGCATCCATCGAAGATGTTGTTTTCATAGGACGCATTGATCTGTTTTGCAATCGACTGAATGTAGCCATGAGTCTTCTCATACAGGATGGGCGGCAGGATGCTTCCGTTATCGATAATTTCCTGAGACTTCTGCGATAGCTGGGGGAATTTGGTTTCAAGCTGCTTGATGTAATCATGCTTCAGCATGAAAGTGCCGGTCGCCGCGCCGCGGATCGTCTTGGCACTCGCCTTCAGCCTATCGTTGAGACGACTTTTGTTCGGGATGCTGAAGTTGTGTCCATCGATCCATTGAACGTAATTGTCGGCGTTGAAATCACTAAATCCATTTTTCTTGAA comes from the Acidicapsa ligni genome and includes:
- a CDS encoding helix-turn-helix domain-containing protein → MGRSTPSLVPRVARLLDDFGALLKLARLRRKLSAETVAQRAGITRRTLSKVEKGDSAVALGVYARVMQALRLENDLALLAKDDELGRKLQDAGIVARLRAPKRSSRTVRRDNENFADEA
- a CDS encoding helix-turn-helix domain-containing protein, whose product is MTGEDLKSVRTASNWTQSEAAFRLGVTQAYLSMVERGSRPVSNALASKVVRVFPLPATARPIKHRAVRRGGEEFFKRALGELGYPGFAYLESQQLVNPAKLLLLALDSEDLDARVTEALPWLPMHFPDMNWGWLTSESKSRDRQNRLAYVALLASDVAQKRGEFELAEKLRFHAASLERSRLANEDTLAHSSLSEAERKWLRTHRPPSAAHWNLLTDLKAEDLQHVF
- a CDS encoding metallophosphatase domain-containing protein, translating into MRFVLISDTHGLHDKIEEMPEGDVLVHAGDFMNSGTDLREIISFNRWLGQQSFKHRVVCAGNHDKYFQSDPGTAKGLLTNADYLENSEITIEGVRLWGSPYTPEFLNWAFMYPRGTAATRYWNSIPEHLDVLITHGPPLGVLDQIAPHEAHLGCAELLDAVRSKKPKVHLFGHIHGGAGELEREGMHFVNAAYLNERYEPKHPAGQIRIIDF
- a CDS encoding DUF1398 domain-containing protein, yielding MSKAIDNLTEAMQRGAAIRPRVGGFPYLAAALRQAGVTRNVWSLPSCQSIFITHEGPVAMQGVPLVTGAVDIPVFNQDALIKALRIDQAGDSTFPEFLDATWQAGVVGYEVDFGGRTVAYKGCDGEEYIEAYPEVKIG
- a CDS encoding DUF6036 family nucleotidyltransferase, which codes for MSSESLPPEPWRSFLRDLDEALQSPARLDCIGGFVVTQLYGLDRPTADVDVIELAPKEASETLMEIALQGGPLHRKHRIYLDRVGVAAIPENYEERLTEMFPEAFRHLRLMALDPYDIALSKLERNSQKDRDDVRHLSRTVPFNMATLQQRYETELRWQLGRPDREDLTMKLWMEMLSE